Below is a window of Vicinamibacterales bacterium DNA.
CGAGCGTGGTCCGGTCGATGGCGGTCGCCATCCGGACCGCGAAGTCCTGCTCCGATTCGGTCGTGCCCTTCTCGAAGGCGCCCTCCCGCAACCGGGGTGGACGTCCGAACAGGAGCTGCGCGCCACAGTCGTCTGCGCCAGCCATCACGCGGTCCGCGAGCCGCATCACCGACTTCTGCAGGCCGTCGGTGGTGATCACGTCGCACGAGAAGGCCGCGGATGGATGCATCTCTGCCGCCTTCGGCCCCTTCTTGACGTCGAGCAATCGCACCACACGATCGTGCGCCACGATCTCGCCGAACGCGCTGTCGTCCTGGAGCTTCAGCTTGCCCTTGCGGCCGATCTCGATTTCCTGCGGTGGATAGGAATAGCGGTCGACGACGGAGCCGGTGGGTTTCTGGCTGTTGGCCCGCAAGACGACGTGCACACGTTCGACGAACGCGAGGCCAGCCACCGCGTCACGCTCGTCGAAGAGGTCCTCCTCGGGGAGCCCTTTCAGGCGGAAGTACTCCCACCATTCAGCGTTCACCTCGCGGCGATGCCAGTCGATCAGGTAGGCGAGCAGCCACTTCGGGTGATCCGCGTCGGCAGGGTCCGCGGCTTCGGCCGGGATGGTCGCGAGTATCCGCTTGCGGATGGCCACCGCCTGCTGCTGGACCTCGAAGACTGGCTTTTCGGCCTCGGTAGACTTCTCGGCAGGCCGCGGCACCATCACGCCCGCGGCTTCCCACTCCGCGCGCAGCGACTCGAGCCAATCCCGCAACGCCTCCGTCGAGCGGCAATCATCTTCGTTGTAGCCCTGCACGGCGTCGCGGATCTCGGTGGTGATGGCAGCGGGCGCGTTGGCATCCAACGCCAGCTCCACGGCCAGCAGCGGCTCGTGCACGTTCTTCAGCTCCACCCGCCGCGTGTAGCCGGAGTACTGCTCCAGCTTCTTGATCGAGTAGCTCTCCACACCCGCACGCACCGCTTGCCGGGCGATGGGATAGAGGTCCACGAACCGCTCCGCGCGCAGGAGCTGGTCGAGCTGCTCCCCGCGCGTGACGTACCGCCCCATCAGCTTCTTGAACGCGGTGGGCTCGTAGTGGTTGAAGTGGTAGACGTGCATGCCGGAGTCGGCGTCCCAGGCTTGCATGATGAGATCGATCACGGCCTCGAACGCGGCCTTCTCTTGCGCGTCATCGACCGCCCATCGAGCCAGGTAGGGCACCCCTTTAGGGGTGCCGAAATGAACGCCGAACAGGTACTCGCGGCCGCCCTCCCTGGCAAAGCGGGCTCCCTCCAAATCCAGAAACAGATCGCCGGGAGATGGCGGCGGCAGCCTGCGTAGCCCTTCGTTCTCTTTGACCTCCAGCCGCTCGTAGACGGCCTTCTTCTCGGTGCGCTGCTGATGCTGCACGCGCGCCTGATCGCCCAGCCGGTTGTAAGTCTCACGCGATCCGCGGGCGGGCTTGAACGTCACCGGCACCAGCATTTGGGCCACCGCGGTGAGCGTGCCGTACCCCTGCGCGGTGAGCTCCACCCGATGTGAGCGCCCCGCGCCGGCGATGTAAGAGAGGTGGTCGTCCTGGCGACGCCGCGCTTCGCATCGCCCCTCCCACACGCACACCGCGCACGCCTCCACCGGATCGGGGTAGTAGACCTCGAGCAGCGCCTCGTGCCCCTTCGCCACTTCCGCGCGCAGAGTGGCGAGCACCATGCGGTAGTAGGCGGCGTAGTCTTCGACCCGATACCGCTCCGACGCGATCGGCGTCACGACCTGGAACCACTCCGGCGTCTTGCCCTGGATCCTGCCCACCATGTCCGAGTAGGCCGAGAGCTGAAGGATGGTCCCGCCCTTCGTCTCCCTGGCGAGCTTGGTGTCCTGCACTTCGTAGGACCAGTCGCCGAGGTCGCTCTTCCGCTCGACTCGCAGCAAGACGTCGGCATAGCCCGCGATCAGATCCACCTTCGCCGAGGCTACGGTGGACAAGTCGAGCCTCGCCTGGACGATGACCTGCGCTCCCGCGCGCATCGCTTCGATCGTCAGCCGTGTCGAGTGCTCAGCGGTCGTGTCTTTCTCCGGCTTGGCGTTGACGATGGAGAGGCCCTGGGTGCGGAGGGTTTCCACATACGCGCGCTCGTGCTCATCGCCGTGCTGTCGGAGCATGGCGGCATACGGGTCCTCGTATCGCGGCTTGTCGAGCACCTTGCGTGCGGCGGCCAGATCGAGACCGGCGCGGTGGCGGCAGGAGAGAAAGTTGGCGAGATCTGAGGGAGAGAGGACGAGCGTGCCGTCAAGGATTCGCATCTGATGCGGTCAGTGTACTTGCCAACCGTGTCAGCCGAGGTCACGCAGCAACCGCAGGATGTTCGTCGGCCTCCCCGAGGCTCACCATCCAAGTGCGACAGGAGAGGTCACAGAAGCAGGAGGTCTGGCACCCACACACCAAAAGGGCGATTTTCGCGGCCTGACCCCAATCATCCCTCTGCACCCGGGAACCGTTGAATCCGATAAGTCTTGGATATGGCCCGTAACGCCGAAGTCATCCGCCAGTGGAAGCTCCTGCTCCACCTGGACGGCCTCTCCCACGGGCGCTCCGTGGACGAGCTCGCCACCGAGCTGGCCGTCAACAAACGCACGGTCTGGCGCGACCTCGCCGCCCTCCAGGAGGCCGGCTTCCCGCTCGTGGACGGCAAGCGCGAACGCAAGACGGTGTGGCGCGTCATGCAGTTGCCGCTCAAGTCGCTGACCGACGCGGGCCTCTCGGTCACCGAGGTCTGCTCGCTCTACATGAGCCGCGCGCTGCTGTTGACGCTCACCGGTTCGCCGTTCGAGGCCGGGCTCAACTCGCTCCTCAAGAAGGTTCAGCGCGCCCTCTCGCCGAAGACCCGCGAATTCCTCAACGAGCTCCCGAACGTCGTCCGCGTCAGGCCCGAGCCGCGTAAGAAGGTGTCGGCCGGCTACAACGAGATGGTGGCCAAGTTGATCGAGGCCTCCACCCGCCGCAAGGTGACGGAGATGCGCTACTTCTCCGTCAGCAGCAACCGTCAGAAGGACTACATCGTCCACCCCTACGTCGTCGAGTATTCCGACGGCGGCCTCTACCTGCGCGCCTACGTGCCTGAATACGACGAGGTGCGCCTGTTCGCCGCGGAGCGGCTCAAGAAGATCCGGATCACGGACGAGTCGTTCACGCCGGTGAAGGCGGTGAGCGGCGAGGATTTCGAGCCGTCGCTCGGCCTCGGCAACGGCAAGCCCGAGCGCGTGGTGCTCGAGTTCTCCTCGCGCGTCGCACCCTATGTGCGCGAGCGCGTGTGGCACAAGTCGCAGCAGATCGACGAGCTACCGGACGGCGGCTTGCGGCTCGGGCTGAAAGTCTCCCGCGACTGGGCGCTGCACGGATGGGTCCTGAGCTGGGGCCCCCACGTGCGCGTGACGGCGCCGTCGACGCTCGCCCACGAGATCCTCGACATGCTGGACGATGCCAGGGATTTCTATGTGCCGCGGTTGAACCTCGAGCCGGCGTTCACTCCGGCCGCTCCCGCTTCGGTCGCGGCCTCCCTCCCGCTTCGTCTTGCTAGCGCCCCTCGCCGAGCTCCAGTTCGTCGTGATGCAGCCGGTCGATGACCGCGAGCACGTCCTTGTCGCCCGGCGCCAGCGCGCGCAGGTCATCCACCACGACCCGCAGGATGCGCCTGGCTTCGTCAAAGTCGTCCCGCCGGCTCGCGTCGCGTGCCATCACCCGGGCGCGGTCGGCGAGCAGGGTGGCCAGGGCCAGGCGCACCGCGTGGTTCACGGGCTGGGCGTTGTTCTCCACGGCGGTCACCGCGCGCCATGTCACCGCGATGGGTTCGGGATGGAGCACGCGTTCGCGATCGACCACGCGGCACTGGACGCCAAGGCCCGAGCCTTCCTGGTGTGAGCCCTTGAAGGCCACGGCGATGATGAGCGTGATCTCCTGCTCCGCGGCCAGGTCGCCAACCTGCACCTGCAAGCGGCCTTCGGCCTGCGAAGTCGGCAAGCCGTTCACGACCATGGCCTCGATGCCGGGGTCGCAGGCGACCTCGAACACCACGTCGCGCGCCGCCACTGCCAGCGCGCCGATCAGGACCTGAAGGTAGCGGAGGGAGGGAGCGTTCGCGGGAACCAGCGCGCGATCGGTCTGGATGTGCATGGGCCCAGTCTGCCGGTCGAGCGTGACAGGCCGGGTCGTAGTTGGCGCGGCAACCACGTGTGACCCGCGCTGTCGCGGCGGCCACACAGGATGGGCGCATGACAAAGCTCATGCGCCTGGCGCTCTGGATCCTGGTCGTGTCGATCCCGACACTCGCGTGCGGCGGTGGCGGCTCCAGCACGCCCACCAGCTCCACGCCCATCGTCACCACGCCACCACCGGTCGTGACGACTACGGTGACACCTCTTGCAACACCGGCGCCTCCCGCCACTCCATATAGCGGACGCTGGTCCGGAAACTACGTCATCGATCGCTGCGATGGCACGGGGTCGGTGCAGGACCTGCTGTGCGGCACGAATCGCGGACTGTATCCGCCGGGGACGTCGCTCCCGATCACGCTTGACCTCACGCAGAGCGGCACCGCCACCGCCACGATCACTTACTGGGATACGCGGGCGTCGGGCAGCGTGATGGATGGGTTCTTCAACTTCAACGCCGGGTATACCAACATCCCCGGGATCGCGTTGGTCAGCGCGCGGTTGGGGAGCGTGAGGAAGTGACCGGCACGGAGAGTATCTGCGAGCATTTTGCTTGTGGGGTACGCAGCAATTGCTTCCGTGTGTTGCCCTTTACAGGAGGTCAGGAGGACACGAGATCAGAAGCCAGACCCCAGACCCTCCTGATCTTCTACACTCCTGATCTTCTGTGAGTTCTTGCGTTCAGATGGCCGCCAATCGCTCCACCGTATCGGGAAACCGCTTGACGAGCTTGATCAGTAACGCGGCCTGGGCGTTCGGTTTGGCCCGGCCCTGTTCCCAGTTCTCCAGCGTACGCACGTTGGTCCGGAGGTAGCCGGCAAACACGGCTCGCGACAGGTTCAGGGTCTCTCGCAAGCGCAAGAGTTCCCGCGGTGTCACGGCGGGCACCGGCTTGAACTCAACCGCGTGAGTCCGCAGCGTTCGTTTGCCGCCCCGGGCTTCGGCCAGCGCTGTCACGCCCTCGGTTAGTTCCGCAAATAGGTTCCGCTTCTTGCTCATGCTATTGACCCCAACTCAGCCTTCAGCAGACCCTTCAAGACGCGTCGCTGCACCGGCGTCAGGTCATCGACCTCGTCCTTGCCGTAAATGGTGAAAAGCCAGAACTGCGAACCGGCCCTCCGCCAGACCGGTGCCGAGCAAACGCCGGTAGCTCGACAAAGACGGCGGTCATGGACAGTATACGTTACTTGCGTATGATTCACAACGGGCTTGGGGCAGGATCATCAAGCGACGACGATGCCATCGTCGAGAAGGGAGCGGCAAGACGAAGGATCTGCCACGACGTTTCGCCCAAACGTACGCAGTAACTGCACCGTCGATTGACCTAGTTTCGGCTCAGCGATCTTCGGTCGAACGCAGTCGCCGCCGACAATGGTAGCGTCGTCGTCATGGATCGCGAGCGCAGATACTCCAGCGATGGTGTCGAGAAGCACATGCTCATTCTCGATTTGGTTCGGGTCACTGGCGAGTCTGAGGAAGAGGCGGTAATCGTCTCCTTGCGAGAGCGATTGGCGCGGTTAACGAAACCGATCTCCAAAGCGGAGCGGGTGCAGCAGGTGATGAATTTCCTGGAGACGTCCTGCCGGTCAGTGCGCCAGACACCAAATCAGCCCCTGACACGCAAGGAAGAGGATGCCATCCTCGGCTACGGACCGGAGGGCGTATGACTGTCGATGCGCGAACACTGGTCGCGATCGCGCGCAAGGAGCCTGGCTTCGAGGGCCTGGTCGCCCAGGTGGTGGAGGACGAGAACCCCCGGGTATGCGCGACCGCAGTGGCCGAAGCGGCGATCATCCTGTCGACAAGAGGCGACTGGATGTCGGAGCTGACCTTGGACGTCATGATTGGCCAATTGGGTATCACGGTGGTGCCGTTCACCAGGGACCACTGGAGAGCGGCGGTCGAGGCGTACCAAAGGGGCGTCAAGGCCGGCCAGTCACCCGCGCCGGCATTCGGCAGGTGCCTCAGCGCCGCGGTCGCGGCAAAGCTTGGTGCGCCGCTGATCGAGTAGCAGTTCTTGCCACCTGAATCGCCGCAAAGGCTCGCAGGAACTGCAACGCGCTGAGGTCCGAAATTCGAGATCACTGGGAATTCCTTGCGTTTATCGTTGGCCTCCCGTTCGCAGGTCTCACCGGCGGAGGACGATGCTACGATGGCCAACAACAACGAGAACGACATGACTACCAAGTTGATGTTTGAACAGATTCGCGAAGACATTAAGAAGCTTGGCGAGGGCTACGAAGACTTGAAGAGGCAGCTCTCAAAAGACATCAAGGACATGGGCCGGCATTGGGATACCAAATGGTCTCCGCATGATCTCGCGATCAGGAACCACGAGAAGCGAATCCGGGTCTTGGAACGACGGCGGCCCCGCCAAAGCGGTCGCTAGGCGGGTTTGAGCGCTGCCAAGCGGGCAACCAGCTCCTCGACGATCCCCAGCCACCCCAGCAACTCCGCCGATGTCGGCGACAGCTCATATGGATGCTGATGGCACGCCCGGCTGAGCCCCGCCCACGCGTAGGACACCCGCTCGGCCAGGTCCTCATCCCCCAGGTAGTGTGGAAGGCACAGCAGCTGCGCCTTCATCGAACACTGCTCCATCCCAAGCGCGCGGACGCGCCAGAAATCATCCAGTGCGGACTCGAGCGCCTGCCTCGCGAGCAAGGCGGTGGCGCGCGGCCACAACCCTGCCGTGGCCGGGTCGGTGCGCTCCATCAGGTTGCGCGCGGCGGACACGACTTCAGCATGCTCCAGCATCACAGCGCCTGAAGCCGTTCGGCCAGTTTCTCGGTGTCGTTGATCAGCTGCTGCAGATCCCCTGCGAACTCTTTGTGCGCGCCTTCGTTGCACTGCTTGAACGCGTCGCCGGCCCAGCCGCCGTACCTGTTCAGGCGGGCCATCACTTCGCTCCCCCGCTCGCGGTCGTCCCAGAAGGCCAGCGCGGCCAACGTCGTCAGCTTGCCGCCTTTGGCGAGCGCCTCCTCCACTTCGCCGTGCGACTTGCCGGCCAGCAGTTGACGCCGGCGGATCACGCCGATCAGCGCGGCTTCGAGCGCGGCGCGGGCCGCCTCCGCCAAGGCTTCGGCGGGCCAGGCAGAATGCTGAACACTGCGTCGCAACAATGGATTCGGGCAGGTCGGTGGTGTGCACCAGCGCCAGCACATGCTGGACGACTGCGCCTGGCCCGCCGAAGCCTTGGCGAAGGGGGCCGGACGGGATCGAGCGACTTCCTGACCTCCACCACAGAATTCGGACGCCGCGTGACCATGATGTTCCGGCTCTCGATGCCGAGGCGGCGGACGGCTTCGGGCAGTCGCTCGTCGTGGGTGAACACGATCACCTGCCGCGTGAGCGCGGTCTCTTCGAGCGCGCGGGCCAGGCCGTCGACGCGGGAGGGGTCCATGGATTGCACCGGGTCGTCGATGACCACGAACCGGAACGGGCTTTCGGGCAGGGTGGCGCGTGGCAGGAATAGGCTGAGGGCCAGCGAGTGCAGTTCGCCCTGGCTCATCACGCCCAGGGCGGCGCCGGCGACGCCGTCCACGGTGACGTCGAGCGATACCTTGCGCTTGGTGCCTGCGCCCACCAGCTCGATCTTGCCGAGCGTGACGTTGCTCTGCTGGCGCAGGTGTTCCCAGGTGGCCATGGCCTTGTCTGCGATGGGGGCGAAGCGCTGGTTGCGGATGTCAGACGAGGCGTCCTTCAGCCACTTCTCGGCCTCTTTGATGCGCGGGATGTCTTCCGCGGCCGCACGCGCCTTGCGGGCGAGGTCGAGCCAGCCGGCGATGGACTGCGCGATGGGCCGCCAGCGGTCTTCGCGCCGCTTCAGTTCCGCGGCCGCGGCCGTCTTCAACACGTCGATGGCGTCGAAGAACGCGCCGTGACGGCTCTCCAGGTGGATGGCGAGTTCCGCCAGGTCTTTGATGGTGGAGCCGGCATGCCACGTGTCCCACTGCGTGCGCGCGGTGTCGAGCCCTTCGAGGCCAATCTCGAACAATTGCGCCAGCAGTTTCGGCGGCGCCGCCATCATCTCTATCGCCTTCCGCCGCGCCGCTTCCGCTCCCCGATGCGCATCGTCGCTCGCCGCCGCGGCAATCTTGAGGCGATCGATCTCCGCGCGGCTTTTCTTGGCCCATGCCGACGTGAGCCCCTTCTTGCCGCCGCACACCGGGCAATCGGCATCGCCGTGATCGGCGTGGAAGGCGAGGGCCGCTTCGAGCAGCGAGGCGACTTGCCGAGCGCCGTCGGCATCGCTGCCGGCAACGGCCTTCAGTTTCTGATCGGCGGATCGGAGCGCGGTCACCGCGGCGGCGACCAGCGAAGGATCGCCGGCATCAAGCGCTGCTGCACGCGTCAACACGACGGTGTCCTGGGTCGCGGGCGGCGCCCCTCCGACGCTCACTATCTTCTCGGCCGCATCCAATCCCCAGTTCTTCGCCGTGAGCGCGTCCAGGCACTGGGACGCGCGATCGTCTGGCTCCTCGGCGATCAGCGTCTTCAGTTGCTCAACCAGATGCCCGCGCACTTCGTCTGCCGCGTCGAAGGGCTTCTGCCTGGCAAGACGTGCCTCGGCGAGCGCGTTCTGCGCGTTGACGAGATCCTCGAGACCCAGCACCAGCGACAGCGCGTCGTAGAGTTTCGACGGGCCCTCGTCCAGCATGGAGCCCAGCTCGTTGTAGGAGAGAAATGGGCGATACGACTCAAGCGCATCCGTCCACCCCAGCGCCTGCAGCGTCGTCTTCGGCTTGCCCTTGAGCTGCGCGGTTGTCTTCTGCGCATCAAGCTCGCCACCCGCGTCCCACGAGCAGCCGACCTTGGCGTGCCCGCCGCCCTCCAGGAGGAGCTCCGCCTCAATGGCGGCCGGATGCGCCTGATGCAGGTTGCGCCAGCCTTCCTTCCAGATTTTCGAGCGGTCCGACCAGCGCTTGCTATCGCCGGTGAGTAGCACTTCCAGCGCCTCAGCGAAGCTGGACTTCCCCGACCCGTTACGCCCAACGACGATGGTGAGGCCGGGGCCGGGAGTGAGGGTGAGTGTTTGCCTGGGGCCGATGCCGCGGAAGCCTTCGACGGTGAGGGAGGTGAGATATGCGCCGGCGTGGGTGGTTGCCGTTGCCTTCTCGTCGGCCTTCGTCGTTGTCTTGGTGTTCTGGAGGACGCTGTCGAGGGCATCGCGGCCGTCGCAGGCGGCGAGGACGAGGCTGCTCCAGGGCTTGGTGAGAGAGTCCCCGGACTTCAGAGCGTCGTGAATCAGTTGGCGCAGGTCAGGGTTCATGATCACAATCTGCCGCACGAATCGCCCGATGTGTACTCAAGATCTGCGACACACCGAAACCTGAGCCGCAAGATCGTTCGGGATCCCGCCCTATTTCACGTGGCCTGTCGTTCGCAGGTCCCACCTTCGCCAAAGGCTACGGTGGACAAGCCTCGCTGCGAAAGGACGATGCTACTATGACGACCGACGACGATATGCGCGAAAGAATCCAGAGTCTGGAAACGAAGTTCGACGGTCTGGAGAAGAAGATCGACCAGCTCCCGACGAAGGATGACTTTGAGACAATGACCAACAAGGTGTCCATCCTTGTCGGTGAGGCGAAGGACGCCGCGAGGAATGCGGCGGAAGGCTACAAGGCGACGCTAGACCGCATCGAGCGGAAGCTCGGCGAGCTGAACACGAACGTGGAGGTCAGGCTGTCGGACCATGACAAGGTCCTGGCAAACCACAACAGTCGCCTGATCGCTGTCGAGCCGCCACAACGCCCCTAGTTCCCCCCTCTTTCTTCGGGAAGAGGGTGCGAGGCCGACCGCGAGGTCGGCCTCAGTGTTGTACGGCGGCCCTCAACATCGTCACTCGGCCCCCGGAACCCAACCTTCTCGGCGATGCGTCGATCCCGCGGATCTAGTGCGGCGTCAACGCCATCGCCAAGCGACCGTCGAGATCGCCGGCGCGCATCCACTCGGCCACCACCCACGCATCATGCTGATCGGCGGTGCGTCCTTCTACCGCAGGGAACTGCCTATCCCATAGCCTCGCCATCCCCTGGTCGGCGGGGGTGCGACGCGCTGATTCCAAATCTTAAAGGACGGGTCCTTGCATTGAACTATCCTGGTCCGACCAAGCGATGCCTGAACTCTTGATTCCTGGCGCCTACTATGCCGCAGATGTCGCGACGTTTATCGCGGCTTCGCCGGAGCAGATCCTAGGCGTTCTCGCCCTTCGCAGCAACTTCAACGTAGACCAAACGCAGCGCGACGCGTGGGTCGGCGAAATCGAAATACTCAAGGACGCGCTTACTGGCACCGACGGGACCTTAATTCTTGAGTTCGATGTTCCCCGAATCGGTAGCCGCATAGACGCTGTGCTGCTGTCTGGGCCGGCTGTGTTTGTAATTGAATTCAAAGTTGGCGAGCGCCACCGCACGCGTGACCACTTCAATCAAGTCTGGGACTACGCTCTAGACCTTAAGAACTTTCACCAGGCTAGCCATGGCGCTCCCATTTTTCCGATTCTCTTACCAACGGAGGCCGATCACTCCGAAGGGATCTTTGCAGAGCCTTCACCAGACGGCGTGTTCCCGCCGGCATTCTGCAATGGCGACGGACTGAAGCAGCTCATTGCAGAGGGTCTCAAGAAGGCCAATGGGCCAATCATTGAAGCGAGCGCCTGGGCGAATGCTCCCTATCGACCCACTCCAACAATTATCGAGGCAGCTCGGGCGCTGTATTCTCGCCACTCCGTGGATGCGATCGCCCGGCATGATGCTGGCGCACAGAACCTAAGCGTTACCTCGCAGCGCATCGAAGCCCTTATCGACACAGCGCGAAAGGAAGGGCAGAAGATCATAATCTTTGTCACAGGAGTGCCCGGTGCGGGTAAGACGTTGGTAGGCCTGAATGTGGCCACGCAGAATCGCGCAGACACACCAGTGCATGCTGTGTTCCTCTCAGGTAACGGCCCGCTGGTGGCGGTGCTGCGCGAAGCTCTTGTGCGCGATGAACTGCAACGCAGGCGGCATGCGGGTGAGCAAGTTCGCAAGGGAGAGGTCGGTCAGAAAGTCAAAGCCTTCATCCAGAACGTCCACCACTTTCGGGATGCTGGCCTGAGAGACGTGACTGCTCCGGTAGACCATGTGGTGATCTTCGATGAAGCTCAGCGAGCCTGGGACCTTAGGCAAACTGCGAATTTCATGCTGCGGCGAAAGAAACGTGCTGACTTTGATCAATCGGAGCCGCAGGTCTTGGTTTCGTATCTCGATCGCCACAAGGATTGGGCTGTCGTGATTTGCCTCGTTGGCGGCGGGCAGGAGATCAACCGGGGCGAGGCTGGCATCGCCGGATGGCTAGATGCGATGGAAACGTCTTTCCAAGGCTGGACCGCGTACGCCTCTCCTCATCTCTCTGAGAGCGAACCCGATACAGTTCGTGCAATCGAGGACCTTCGGCGCCGCGAGAAGATAAAGGAGGATCCGGCTTTGCATCTGGCAGTGTCGATGCGATCCTTTCGCGCTGAGAACGTGTCGTCATTCGTGAAGGCCGTGCTCGACCTCGACACCCTGGATGCGCAGGCCACCCTGCGGCAGATGGCAGGTCGATTCCCCATGGCTGTGACTCGCGACTTGTTCAAAGCCAAGAGCTGGATTCGTGAACATGCGAGGGGCACTGAACGTGTGGGATTGGTCGCATCGTCTGGGGCTCAGCGTCTCAAACCCCACGCGATCGACATTCGCGTGAACGTCGACCCAGTGCACTGGTTCTTGAGCGAGCCTGACGACCTGAGAGGTAGCAATTTTCTCGAGGATGCTGCCACGGAATTCCAAGTTCAGGGCCTTGAAGTCGACTGGGCCTGTGTCACTTGGGATGCGGACCTGCGGTTAACCGACCATGGCTGGAGCCATCACTCATTCGTGGGCAACCGATGGACCACGGTGAGGAATCTGGATCGACAGAAATATCTCGTGAACGCCTATCGCGTGTTGCTTACCCGCGCTCGGCAAGGGATGGTGATCTTCGTGCCGCCGGGCGAAGCGGGCGATGCGACGCGGCCTCCGGAGTATT
It encodes the following:
- a CDS encoding TM0106 family RecB-like putative nuclease, which translates into the protein MRILDGTLVLSPSDLANFLSCRHRAGLDLAAARKVLDKPRYEDPYAAMLRQHGDEHERAYVETLRTQGLSIVNAKPEKDTTAEHSTRLTIEAMRAGAQVIVQARLDLSTVASAKVDLIAGYADVLLRVERKSDLGDWSYEVQDTKLARETKGGTILQLSAYSDMVGRIQGKTPEWFQVVTPIASERYRVEDYAAYYRMVLATLRAEVAKGHEALLEVYYPDPVEACAVCVWEGRCEARRRQDDHLSYIAGAGRSHRVELTAQGYGTLTAVAQMLVPVTFKPARGSRETYNRLGDQARVQHQQRTEKKAVYERLEVKENEGLRRLPPPSPGDLFLDLEGARFAREGGREYLFGVHFGTPKGVPYLARWAVDDAQEKAAFEAVIDLIMQAWDADSGMHVYHFNHYEPTAFKKLMGRYVTRGEQLDQLLRAERFVDLYPIARQAVRAGVESYSIKKLEQYSGYTRRVELKNVHEPLLAVELALDANAPAAITTEIRDAVQGYNEDDCRSTEALRDWLESLRAEWEAAGVMVPRPAEKSTEAEKPVFEVQQQAVAIRKRILATIPAEAADPADADHPKWLLAYLIDWHRREVNAEWWEYFRLKGLPEEDLFDERDAVAGLAFVERVHVVLRANSQKPTGSVVDRYSYPPQEIEIGRKGKLKLQDDSAFGEIVAHDRVVRLLDVKKGPKAAEMHPSAAFSCDVITTDGLQKSVMRLADRVMAGADDCGAQLLFGRPPRLREGAFEKGTTESEQDFAVRMATAIDRTTLAIQGPPGAGKTYIGARMILALVAAGKKVGVMATSHKVIRNLLDEVIAQAANARRPVKVGAKPGEMSDTPGPIVEFDDNPPALAAITSGEVSVFGGTSFMWAREEFAAAVDVLFVDEAGQVSLANVLAVSQAANSLVLLGDPQQLDQPEKASHPDGVGVSALQHVLGDHGTMPPDRGIFLPITWRMSPTLTEFTSELFYEGKLTAKAGLERQALSGVDAVAGSKLWMVPVDHDGCQSASDEEVGVVAALVEHLLAPGSMWIDEKGAARQLTAGDIRVVAPFNAQVNRIAERLGPAVPVGTVDKFQGQTCAVVIYSMATSRPEDAPRGMEFLYSLNRLNVATSRARCAVFLVASPRLFEPECRTPRQMQLANALCRYREMAAALQKG
- a CDS encoding transcriptional regulator, which gives rise to MARNAEVIRQWKLLLHLDGLSHGRSVDELATELAVNKRTVWRDLAALQEAGFPLVDGKRERKTVWRVMQLPLKSLTDAGLSVTEVCSLYMSRALLLTLTGSPFEAGLNSLLKKVQRALSPKTREFLNELPNVVRVRPEPRKKVSAGYNEMVAKLIEASTRRKVTEMRYFSVSSNRQKDYIVHPYVVEYSDGGLYLRAYVPEYDEVRLFAAERLKKIRITDESFTPVKAVSGEDFEPSLGLGNGKPERVVLEFSSRVAPYVRERVWHKSQQIDELPDGGLRLGLKVSRDWALHGWVLSWGPHVRVTAPSTLAHEILDMLDDARDFYVPRLNLEPAFTPAAPASVAASLPLRLASAPRRAPVRRDAAGR
- a CDS encoding type II toxin-antitoxin system VapB family antitoxin; the encoded protein is MDRERRYSSDGVEKHMLILDLVRVTGESEEEAVIVSLRERLARLTKPISKAERVQQVMNFLETSCRSVRQTPNQPLTRKEEDAILGYGPEGV
- a CDS encoding type II toxin-antitoxin system VapC family toxin, which codes for MTVDARTLVAIARKEPGFEGLVAQVVEDENPRVCATAVAEAAIILSTRGDWMSELTLDVMIGQLGITVVPFTRDHWRAAVEAYQRGVKAGQSPAPAFGRCLSAAVAAKLGAPLIE
- a CDS encoding AAA family ATPase, whose amino-acid sequence is MNPDLRQLIHDALKSGDSLTKPWSSLVLAACDGRDALDSVLQNTKTTTKADEKATATTHAGAYLTSLTVEGFRGIGPRQTLTLTPGPGLTIVVGRNGSGKSSFAEALEVLLTGDSKRWSDRSKIWKEGWRNLHQAHPAAIEAELLLEGGGHAKVGCSWDAGGELDAQKTTAQLKGKPKTTLQALGWTDALESYRPFLSYNELGSMLDEGPSKLYDALSLVLGLEDLVNAQNALAEARLARQKPFDAADEVRGHLVEQLKTLIAEEPDDRASQCLDALTAKNWGLDAAEKIVSVGGAPPATQDTVVLTRAAALDAGDPSLVAAAVTALRSADQKLKAVAGSDADGARQVASLLEAALAFHADHGDADCPVCGGKKGLTSAWAKKSRAEIDRLKIAAAASDDAHRGAEAARRKAIEMMAAPPKLLAQLFEIGLEGLDTARTQWDTWHAGSTIKDLAELAIHLESRHGAFFDAIDVLKTAAAAELKRREDRWRPIAQSIAGWLDLARKARAAAEDIPRIKEAEKWLKDASSDIRNQRFAPIADKAMATWEHLRQQSNVTLGKIELVGAGTKRKVSLDVTVDGVAGAALGVMSQGELHSLALSLFLPRATLPESPFRFVVIDDPVQSMDPSRVDGLARALEETALTRQVIVFTHDERLPEAVRRLGIESRNIMVTRRPNSVVEVRKSLDPVRPPSPRLRRARRSRPACAGAGAHHRPARIHCCDAVFSILPGPPKPWRRRPAPRSKPR
- a CDS encoding DUF2730 family protein, with amino-acid sequence MTTDDDMRERIQSLETKFDGLEKKIDQLPTKDDFETMTNKVSILVGEAKDAARNAAEGYKATLDRIERKLGELNTNVEVRLSDHDKVLANHNSRLIAVEPPQRP
- a CDS encoding DUF2075 domain-containing protein — protein: MPELLIPGAYYAADVATFIAASPEQILGVLALRSNFNVDQTQRDAWVGEIEILKDALTGTDGTLILEFDVPRIGSRIDAVLLSGPAVFVIEFKVGERHRTRDHFNQVWDYALDLKNFHQASHGAPIFPILLPTEADHSEGIFAEPSPDGVFPPAFCNGDGLKQLIAEGLKKANGPIIEASAWANAPYRPTPTIIEAARALYSRHSVDAIARHDAGAQNLSVTSQRIEALIDTARKEGQKIIIFVTGVPGAGKTLVGLNVATQNRADTPVHAVFLSGNGPLVAVLREALVRDELQRRRHAGEQVRKGEVGQKVKAFIQNVHHFRDAGLRDVTAPVDHVVIFDEAQRAWDLRQTANFMLRRKKRADFDQSEPQVLVSYLDRHKDWAVVICLVGGGQEINRGEAGIAGWLDAMETSFQGWTAYASPHLSESEPDTVRAIEDLRRREKIKEDPALHLAVSMRSFRAENVSSFVKAVLDLDTLDAQATLRQMAGRFPMAVTRDLFKAKSWIREHARGTERVGLVASSGAQRLKPHAIDIRVNVDPVHWFLSEPDDLRGSNFLEDAATEFQVQGLEVDWACVTWDADLRLTDHGWSHHSFVGNRWTTVRNLDRQKYLVNAYRVLLTRARQGMVIFVPPGEAGDATRPPEYYQRTYEYFKDLGIPAV